In one window of Nakamurella alba DNA:
- a CDS encoding alpha-hydroxy acid oxidase, with the protein MTAQLERLPDAVLAYLEGTAGDGGTLRANEDAWQHWRFRPRVLRDLTGLTASATVLGIPVLAPIFVAPWAGHGLLHRDAEVATAHGAVAGGIGLSVSSGAQRRLHEISEVSGPFLQQIYIPQRRDNIRPLVDAAVQAGAAALLLTVDAPAVGNQLGFRAGLAGLPWTPPVNLPDAEPGTLGTAVDLGPHDIEWLASVSGLPVLAKGIVRADDARRAVEAGAAGVVVSNHSGRQLGGGLATARALPEVVAELGGRAVVLVDGGIRSGEDVVRALALGADAVLVGRPFVRALRDGGTDAVGALAELLVLQTRTTLAMVGAVGVHDVAEDLVRWDGEVAR; encoded by the coding sequence ATGACCGCGCAGCTCGAGCGGCTCCCGGACGCCGTCCTGGCCTACCTGGAGGGCACCGCGGGTGACGGCGGGACCCTCCGCGCGAACGAGGACGCCTGGCAGCACTGGCGGTTCCGGCCACGGGTGCTGCGCGACCTGACCGGCCTGACCGCATCGGCCACCGTGCTCGGCATCCCCGTGCTGGCACCGATTTTCGTTGCTCCCTGGGCCGGTCACGGTCTGCTGCACCGGGATGCCGAGGTCGCCACCGCACACGGCGCGGTCGCCGGCGGCATCGGACTGTCGGTGTCCTCGGGGGCGCAGCGCCGGCTGCACGAGATCTCCGAGGTGTCCGGCCCGTTCCTGCAGCAGATCTACATCCCGCAGCGCCGGGACAACATCCGGCCGCTCGTCGACGCCGCGGTGCAGGCCGGCGCGGCGGCACTGCTGCTGACGGTGGACGCACCGGCCGTCGGCAACCAGCTCGGCTTCCGCGCCGGCCTGGCCGGACTGCCCTGGACGCCCCCGGTGAACCTGCCGGACGCGGAGCCCGGGACGCTGGGCACCGCGGTCGATCTCGGCCCGCACGACATCGAGTGGCTGGCCTCCGTCTCCGGCCTGCCGGTGCTGGCCAAGGGGATCGTCCGGGCCGACGACGCCCGCCGCGCGGTCGAAGCCGGCGCGGCCGGTGTGGTCGTGTCCAACCACAGCGGCCGGCAGCTCGGCGGCGGGCTCGCGACGGCCCGCGCCCTTCCGGAGGTGGTCGCCGAACTCGGCGGTCGCGCGGTCGTGCTGGTGGACGGCGGGATCCGCTCGGGCGAGGACGTGGTGCGGGCGCTGGCCCTCGGCGCCGACGCGGTGCTGGTCGGGCGGCCGTTCGTGCGCGCGCTGCGCGACGGCGGCACCGATGCGGTCGGGGCGCTGGCGGAGCTGCTGGTGCTGCAGACGCGCACCACGCTCGCCATGGTCGGCGCGGTCGGAGTGCACGACGTAGCGGAGGACCTGGTGCGATGGGACGGGGAGGTGGCGCGGTGA